In Spirochaeta lutea, the sequence ATGTGCAAAAACATTTGAGTCCCCACGGAATACGCCATAGCTTTGCAACCCATATCCTGAACAACGGAGCAGATATCCGGGTAGTTCAGGAGCTATTGGGGCATAAAAATCTCAGTACAACCCAGGTGTATACCCACCTAAACTTGAACCGGCTACGGGATACCTATAATCAGGCCCATCCCCACGGACAACGAAGAGAAAGGAAGGATCATGGAAAAACCTAATATACGCAGCACTACAATCATCGCCGTTAAAAAAGACGGCCAGGTAGCAATGGCCGGTGACGGTCAGGTAACCCTCGGAAACGCAGTTATGAAGGGGAACGCAAAGAAGGTTCGCCGGATTTACGATGATTCCATATTAGTTGGGTTTGCCGGAGCTACCGCTGATGCATTCACCCTCTTCGAGCGCTTTGAAGAACGGGTAAAGGAATACGGCGGAGACATCACCCGTTCTGCGGTTGAACTTGCAAAGTTGTGGCGGACCGATCGGATGCTCCGCCGCCTTGAAGCCATGCTGCTTGTAGCGAGTACGGATAATATTCTACTCATATCCGGCACTGGGGATGTGATCGAGCCAGAGCATGGGGTCATTGCAATCGGCTCCGGAGGGAACTTCGCCTACGCCGCAGCCCGGGCATACCTTGAGGGATCAAACTTCTCGGCGCGAGAGATTGCAGAGAAATCCCTCAAGATCGCTGGAGACATTTGTATTTATACGAATCAGTCAATAATTGTGGAGGAGTTATCGTAATGGTATTACAACTTGAGGACCTTACCCCGAGACAAATTGTTGAAGAACTAAACCGCTATATTATCGGTCAGGAAAAGGCGAAAAAGGCAGTGGCAATAGCCCTTCGTAACCGGATCAGACGACAAAATCTTCCCGAAGACCTCCGTGATGAGGTAGCGCCGAAAAACATCATAATGATCGGGCCCACCGGGGTGGGGAAGACCGAAATTGCCCGCCGCTTATCCAAGCTGACCGGGGCACCGTTTATCAAGGTCGAAGCAACCAAATACACAGAGGTCGGGTACGTCGGCCGGGATGTAGAATCCATGATCCGCGACCTTATGATGGTGGGCATAAACATGGTAAAGCAGGAGATGAAGGAACAGCTGCGGGATAAGGCGGAAACCCTGGCCGAGGAAGCAATCCTAGATATACTCCTGCCAGGATCGGGTAGTTCCACCAAGACTCAGGGATCAGCCCTGGGCAAGCTCTTTAGCACCGGCACTGGATCAAGCCCCCGTACCGGTACCGGCTCTGCCGGTCAAGTCGCCGATCAGCGGACGGATGGTGAGGCCTCTTCCCAGGAACCCGATAACGCTTCAGATCCAAAGCAAGAAACCCGTGAGAAGTTCCGACAACGCCTCCGGGCTGGGAAATTGGATGAAAAGGAAATAGAGATCGACGTAACGAAGAGCTCCGGAGGTCCAAATATTGAAATATTCTCCGGAGCCAACCTGGAAGAAATTGATCTGAACCTTGGAAACCTCTCGAATCTATTCGGGGGCCGCAAGAAAAAGAAGCGCGTCCTGGTCAAGCAGGCCCGGGAGCTCCTGATCCAGGAGGAAATGGAAAAACTCGTAGACCAAGACCAGGTCGCCGAGATCGCCCGCACCCGGGTAGAATCCATGGGTATCGTCTTTGTCGATGAGATCGATAAAATAGCCGCTAAAGAAGGCCGGAGCGGCACCGACGTAAGCAGGGAAGGGGTGCAGCGGGATATCCTCCCCATCGTCGAAGGCGCGAAGATTAACACCAAGTACGGAGTAGTTGATACCTCACACATCCTATTTATTGCTGCCGGGGCATTCCATATCAGCAAACCAAGCGACTTGATTCCGGAACTACAGGGTCGCTTCCCGATCCGGGTAGAGCTGGAAGCCCTGACTACCGAGGACTTTTACTCCATTCTTACCCAGCCTCAGAATGCCCTGACCAAACAGTACATGGCATTACTGGAGACCGAGGGGGTAACCCTGGTTTTCACCGAGGATGCCCTACGTGAAATCAGTAAAATCGCCGCTCAGGTAAATTCAAAAACCGAGAACATTGGCGCACGCCGGCTGCATACGATTCTTGAGCTTTTGTTGGAGGATATTAGCTTCCGAGCGCCGGAGATGTCCGGGGAACGGGTCACCATTACCGACGGGGATGTGCGCGAACGGCTCAGCGGGATCGTGCAGGATCAGGACCTGAGCCGCTATATTCTCTAGGCATCGGTATGAGCGGGTGCGTTTTTGGTTTACCCGAGCTGACGGGATGGTAGGTGGGGTTTTTTACAGGGATTTGAATGCCGCGGTAAAGTATCGATTACCAGCGGCCGACCATATATGGTAGAGGGATACGGAAGATGTATATACAAAATAACTGGGGACAATCCCTGGACGTTCTTCAACGCGGCATGAGTGTTAACATGCTGCGCCAAGAGGTGATAGCAAACAACATCGCCAACGCCGATACACCCAATTTTAAACGCTCGGTGGTTAACTATGAGTCTGCCCTGAGTCAGGCACTACAATCCGACACCACCAGGGATGATTTTCAGCCCTACTACACCCATGAGCGTCATATTGCCTTCGACCGGAAGGTTGATTATCAGGATGTACGTCCCCGCCGGGTTTTAGATTACCTGACCACCAGCAAGAATAACGGTAACAACGTAGATATCGAAGAGGAGAGCAGTAATTACATAGCTGCTCAGCTCGCCTATAATCTCATGGTAAATTCGGTGAACCACCATTTTAATTCCATGAACATCGTGCTGAGAGGATAACTAAATGGGAATGTTTTCTTCATTATCAATAGCATCCAGTGGTTTGACCGTGCAGCGGCTTCGCCAGGATGTGATTGCCGATAACATCGCCAATGTTGAAACCACCCGGACCCCTGAGGGCGGTGTATTCCGACGGAAGCGGGTTATTGTAAGCCCCCAAGTTGATCAACCCTACTGGAAGAGCCCCTTTCTTCCTTCCGCCTTGGATAACGGGGTAGGAAAGGGTGTGCGGGTGGATGAGATCCAGGAAGATATGGATTCGAATCCACGGCTTGTCTACGATCCTACCCATCCCGATGCAATTAAAACCGGTCCGCGTCAGGGGTATGTGGAATTTCCGAATGTAAACGTGGTAACCGAGATGGTTGATCTCATTTCAGCTAGTCGGAGCTACGATGCGAACATCGCTGTGGTAAACGGTGCAAAGGCGATGTTTATGAAAGCACTGGAGATCGGCCGGTAGTCCCTGGGGCGCATCCGGCTGATTGGTTGAAAAGAAGAACACGGGAGGGCTTCTTTTATGGGAATTGAATTATTAACAGGAACCGCTGTACAGGGAAACACCGTTGCTCTCAGAGCAACTCAGCAGGGACATTTCGGGATCACCGAACAAGAAACGACCGGCGAGGTCTCCGGATTCGGAAAAATGCTCATGAATAGTTTACAGGAAGTGAGCAGCTATCAAAATGAGGCATCCGACCTTTCGGTACAAGCCCTGGTTAACCCCGAATCGGTGGAAGCCCATGATGTTACAATCGCCATGGCCAAGGCGAATTTAAGCCTGAGTATTGCGAAAAACGTGGTGGATCGGGTGATTCAAGGCTATAAAGATATTACAAATCTCCGCTAAGCTGAAATAAAGCCTGGATAAATAAACTAAAACCGTGTAAAATTCACCTAAGCAGACAAAACTGGGGTCTGCTGGAACTTATTAGCCAAAGGTGGTTATTAGAAACGTAGAAACA encodes:
- the flgB gene encoding flagellar basal body rod protein FlgB, giving the protein MYIQNNWGQSLDVLQRGMSVNMLRQEVIANNIANADTPNFKRSVVNYESALSQALQSDTTRDDFQPYYTHERHIAFDRKVDYQDVRPRRVLDYLTTSKNNGNNVDIEEESSNYIAAQLAYNLMVNSVNHHFNSMNIVLRG
- the flgC gene encoding flagellar basal body rod protein FlgC; amino-acid sequence: MGMFSSLSIASSGLTVQRLRQDVIADNIANVETTRTPEGGVFRRKRVIVSPQVDQPYWKSPFLPSALDNGVGKGVRVDEIQEDMDSNPRLVYDPTHPDAIKTGPRQGYVEFPNVNVVTEMVDLISASRSYDANIAVVNGAKAMFMKALEIGR
- the hslV gene encoding ATP-dependent protease subunit HslV, with protein sequence MEKPNIRSTTIIAVKKDGQVAMAGDGQVTLGNAVMKGNAKKVRRIYDDSILVGFAGATADAFTLFERFEERVKEYGGDITRSAVELAKLWRTDRMLRRLEAMLLVASTDNILLISGTGDVIEPEHGVIAIGSGGNFAYAAARAYLEGSNFSAREIAEKSLKIAGDICIYTNQSIIVEELS
- the hslU gene encoding ATP-dependent protease ATPase subunit HslU — protein: MVLQLEDLTPRQIVEELNRYIIGQEKAKKAVAIALRNRIRRQNLPEDLRDEVAPKNIIMIGPTGVGKTEIARRLSKLTGAPFIKVEATKYTEVGYVGRDVESMIRDLMMVGINMVKQEMKEQLRDKAETLAEEAILDILLPGSGSSTKTQGSALGKLFSTGTGSSPRTGTGSAGQVADQRTDGEASSQEPDNASDPKQETREKFRQRLRAGKLDEKEIEIDVTKSSGGPNIEIFSGANLEEIDLNLGNLSNLFGGRKKKKRVLVKQARELLIQEEMEKLVDQDQVAEIARTRVESMGIVFVDEIDKIAAKEGRSGTDVSREGVQRDILPIVEGAKINTKYGVVDTSHILFIAAGAFHISKPSDLIPELQGRFPIRVELEALTTEDFYSILTQPQNALTKQYMALLETEGVTLVFTEDALREISKIAAQVNSKTENIGARRLHTILELLLEDISFRAPEMSGERVTITDGDVRERLSGIVQDQDLSRYIL
- the fliE gene encoding flagellar hook-basal body complex protein FliE; protein product: MGIELLTGTAVQGNTVALRATQQGHFGITEQETTGEVSGFGKMLMNSLQEVSSYQNEASDLSVQALVNPESVEAHDVTIAMAKANLSLSIAKNVVDRVIQGYKDITNLR